The DNA window agctcttgaagcttgtttcaaaccatataaagatttatgcaacttgtagtatcacatctcttgattcttcactaCAAATCTGGGGTGCTGCCCAACATAAACCTCCTCATCAAGTGGACCATTCAAAAACGCAGATTTGACGTCTATTTGATAAACGCTCCAATTTTTGTTGTTCGCAATACCAACAATCAAACAGATGGTCTCAAGCCTAGCCACATGCGCAAACACCTCCTCAAAGTCTATTCCTTCATGTTGCAAGAACCCTTTCGCTACCAATCGAGCATTATACTTGATTATCTCGCCTTTTAGGTTTGCTTTCACTTTATAGACCCAACTCACACCAATCAGTTTCTTACCATGAGGTAGATCAACCAAATCCCAAGTACCATTCTTCTCAAATGATTCCAGCTCCTCTTTCATCgcacaaatccattttggatcGCTTAGAGCCTCCTCCGTGTTTATCGATTCGGATTTGACCATAAGCGCATAATGGACGAAATCACCTTCATTATTGACTTTGTTATCTTGGAATCTCTCGCATTCTTGGAGTCTCAAAGGCAACACCCTTTGCCTTATTGATCTTCTACGATTTTCCTCAGTTTGAACATCATTAGGGGGGTTGCGGAACAGCTTCGGGACTAACTGGATCATCAAAAAATAGTGTTGTTGGGACTCTGTTCTGCTCGTAATCGGTTACGCCAGATTGTACTGgttggccgtaaccggttacgctgtgttCTACAGAAATCTTATTATGTTTTTCCTGCTCATAACCGGTTACACCAGTTTGTAAtggctggccgtaaccggttacactatgACTGATGctgttattttcttaaaaaataacaTCCCGACTAATCAGAATCTTTCGATTTCTCACATCAAACAGCTTGTAACCTCTTGTAGAGTGATATCCAACGAAAATCATTTCCTCTCCCTTGTCGTCCAACTTCTTTCTAAGTTGACTGACACATGTCTATAAGCCACCGAACCGAAAAATCACAAATGACTTAGACTCGGTTTGAATCCACACCAAACCTCTTCCGGTGTAAGCTTCTTTATAGGACATCGATTCAACAAGTACGTGGCTGTAGAGACCGCTTCTCCCCATAATTCCTTCGGTAGATTTTTTACCTCTTAGCATGCTTCGAATGATGTTCATAATTGAGCGATTTTTTCTCTCGGCAATACCATTTTGCTATGGCGTATAGGGTGGTATAACCTCACACACTATACCCTCATCATCACAATACTTCCCAAACGCAACCGAGGTATATTCACCTCCACCATCTGTTTTGAGAATCTTCAACTTGTGACCATATTGCCTCTCCGCCATGGACTTAAACCTCTTGAATACGTCAAACacctcatcctttctcttgatgTTGTAAGTCCACAACTTCCTACTAAAATCGTCAATGAACGTGACAAAAAATCTATTGCCACCGAATGTGTCAACTTGCATAGGCCCACAAACGTCGGAGTACACCACCTCAAGATGTGCTTTGGTCCTATGACCCACATACTTGCTAAAACTACCTTTGTGTTGTTTTCCCTTCACACATTCTTCACATAACTCAGCTGGAATGTTAATGTGTGGCATCCCGGTAACCATACCATCATGTTGCAATGCTTTGAGATCACGAAAATTTAAGTGACCGAGACGATAGTGCCATAACCACTCCTCTCTACTTGTGGATGTAGCTAAGCACCTATGCTCCAATACTTCCAGCTCAACTTTGAAAGTCCTATTGAAAGCCATATGAGCCTTAAGGATCAACACACCATTAGCATCAACAACCCGCATGATCTTATCTTCCAAACGTATGCTGTAACCTTTTTCGAGCAATTGGCCAATACTCAAAAGATTGCATTTAATACCCAGAAAATATAGCACATCTTTGATCATAGAATGTCCATCATTCTTTTTCTCGATCAACACATCACCGACACCTTCGGTCATGAGAGTGGAATCGTCCGCAAACTTCACTTTATTTTTCGCCACTTGATTGAtttgcacaaaccaatctctcctCCCCGTCATATGCGTTGAACAACTGGAGTCCAAATACCACTCCTCGCTGCCTTGGGTTCCATCTCGAACCgaaatcatcacattttgttccgaGCCCAAATCTGCCTCATTTTCTGCACTACTGCAGCTGTTGTCCCGTGACTTGCAGCTGTTGTCCAGCACCTCTGTTATGCCACCAAACTCCTCGGTAATCATCATTAAGACTGTGGCTTCATCATCCAACTCTTGCCTTGCAACCTTGACTTCATCCCCTTTAGATCCCCACTGTTTAGCACCACACTTTGCTTGGAAATGCCCAAGTTTTTTACATTTCCAGCATTGTATTTTGCTCATCTGTCTCGGTTTTCCACCTTTCACGTTGCTTCGATTACCATAACAATTGGAGTTGCTGCTCTCACCATTTTATCCCTTCGAATTTTGAGAATCACCACCACCTTGCTTCCCTTTCGAAGGCCATTTTCCTTCCAAACCTTTACTCTTCTCATTGAAACGTGCTTGCAAAGCTATCTCCGCCTTTGCCTTATCGCTTCCTCTCTCattcattctttgttcatgtgcCTCCAAAGAACTTTGAAGCTCATCCTTGCTCAACGACGCAggatccttcaactcttcaatagCCACTACAATGTTGTCGAATCTTGACGTTAAAGAACGTAATATTTTTGACATAACATTCTACTCTAGAATAGTTTCTCCATAtgacttgatttgattcaccaaacgcgtaatgcgcgtcacataattgttgatcgtttccttctcttccatttgcGTTAACTCGATTTGCCTCTTGTGAGTTTATAACCTCACAACCTTCGCCTTCGCAGCCCCATCATATGATTTCTCTAGAATTAACCAAGCTTGCCTCGCGGACTCGCAATCACCGACCTTTTCGAAGTTATCACCATCGACACAAGAGTGTATCAAGAAGAGAGCTTTGTAATCTTTATTCTTCTCTTCTTTGAAGGTGGCTTGATGTGCAGTTGTGGGTTCAGCCCCAAGTGGTGTGACACCATTGTTGACGATATCGAGAACTTCTTGATATCCAAACAAGACTTTCATTTGCTTCGACCACTTATCATAATTCTTCGAATCAAGAATCAGTAAATTGGTAGGGATTCGATCATTGGTACTCATTGTTGCAGCGAAATCAGATCAGAACCAgtgctcttgatgccaaatgttagaacatacaaatcaaattaaggtttatcaatggagaaaatgaacaattgaagaagatggagattaaagaaattgagagaaaatgagagagagagagagagagagagagagagagtaattaaGAGTGAGTGGACAAATTGGCATTAACAACAATAGGAGTAGTGAGCCCCTTATATAGTAcaagttacaaaatgattggaacTAACAAAACAACCAAACCGAAAACAGAAAAAACACACAAGCTtcagtgtaatcggttacggcaaacagcgtaaccgaTTACGCTACTACAACAGCTCTACTACTTCTGTTTTATGGATTCGTAACCAGTTACAACAAACAGCGTAACCAATTAGGCCAACTGACGTGCCAACAAACAGTAGTTTCAACAATGTTGACTTGTTGTCACAATAGATAATGACAATGCCAGGAGAATGATGTGGTAATTTGAAACAGTCTAGCAAGTAGACGAGCCATTTCCATTCACAAGTGGCCTAAGCCCATGCTCTTTATTTCTAGAAACTACTTACTATTTCTTGTTTTTCTTACTTATTAAGTGTAGATGATGAGCTGAAGTATGACCTTTTCCCTAGATTGTTTTTGAGGTATTTGAACACATGTGATCATGCCAACATATATTCATCATGAGGTGCATCAATAAATTGACTCGGTTTATCTGCAACATAGGCAATTTCTAGTTTGAAGAGAGTTAGGTATAACAACCTTCCAATCAATCATAAGTCTTACGGAGTCATAGGTGTGGTTGCATTGGTATAGATCATGGTTTGACCCAAAGCAAGCCTGCCTCTTGGAGTAAGTTTAGAGCATATTTCCTTTGGCACAATGAAATTCTATCTTGTGTTCGGACCACTTCAACTTGCTTCAAATCTTATATGCATTTTCCATTCCTTGTATGCTTTGAGCAATTTTAAGATCAACCGATTTATGTATCCATGACATAAGCATTGTGTTACATCTATCCCGAGCAATGGTGTTACAATTTCCATCATGTGGCCGAGGTAATACATCATTGATGAGATGAAATTTGTTCTCGGATCTTAAAACCATGATCATAGAATGAGTCCAAGAATGATAATTGCTACTGGTTAGTAAATGGGAAACAGGAAGCAAAGCCGTATTTTCATTTGAGTGCATGAAATAGGGATTCAAAGTAATAGTTTGATAACCTTTGTTAACATTGGAGGAGGATTCTTGCAGAGTTCACAATAGACATGTTGGGAACGAAAGAAAAACAATGGAGGATTCTtgataaaagaaagaaaagctaAGATCAGTGAGCAAGAATCAGTTGAACATTGCGGAAAGAGCTTGATCATATGTCGATGATAATATATTAAAGCTATAATTGAGCATCATAAAGATACGAACACAACACCATGACGAGATGAGAAAGCTTGATAACACATTGTTATTACACACAATTTAACTTTACAAATGGTAGGCTCTGGCTTTATATATCAAGTAGTTAAACCTGTTAGGCTAGTTACAATCCAAAAGTAGCTAACTTGCATCGTTTTGAATAACTGTCATCACATTTATGAGGACTAGCATACAATTAAGCATAAATTAATCTAAACGACATGCCAACAGCAAAGTATCAGAGTTTCAAAGCTAAACGACATGCCAACAGCAAAGTATCAGAGTTTCAAAGCTAAACGACATGCCAACAGCAAAGTATCTGTATCAGACAGGGCATAAAGCATTTCTGAAAGTGTTCCAATCAACTTCAAATGTTAGAGTCTACTTAATCACATAAATCATAGATagaacaaaatgaaaaaaaaaaaaagcataaaaacacAATGTTTTACAATAATGCCAAAAAATGATACAATAAATTGCAGTTCCTTTGGAGAAGACAAAACAGAAACTAATGAATTAAGATGTCAAGAATGCTGTTTCTGCGACCTGGTCTATCCTCTCTCCTCACATGCTCCTTCGCTTCATTTTCCCCATATTCTATCAACCCAACTTGACCCTTCGTCTTCCACAAAATCTCCCCAAAGCTTCTATGCCCAAAATATGCTTCCGCCTTCACCCTCTCCCCACCATGTCTCACAACCACTACCGGAATCCGTTCGTAGTACCCATTTTTCACACCTTCGAATTCGTCGAGTCTAACCACCGCATCATCCGACACAGCGTAAATCTCGCCCTTCACCCGGTGACCCGACCCGGGTAAGTTGATCAAGTACGGTACCCCGTGGGGTCCAACGACCAGAGGATGGGGATCCTTTGTGTGAGATGTATCAATAAAAACGGCGTCGTCTTTGGTTTTCAGATCTTCCATTAAACCATGGTTTGGAAATCCTCGTTTCAATGTGCCGTATGCGAAGATCAAGTTGGGTTTCGCCTTCGCCATTAATCTTCTCTTGCTTCCCGCGATTCTTACGTAAACTCTCGGGTTTTTCTTCCTTTTTAAAGGCACATTCTTATGGGCTTGTAGTTGGGCCTATAAGGAATTTAAATCAGCCCGTGGAATATACATTAGAAATGGGGAATGCTCATTCCATTGTGCTTCTGACACTCTTAAAATTTAGAGAGTGTTTTTCTTGCGTTTAAATATGAGAAAAGCTATCTTTATGCAACACCTACACCGTATAAAGTATGGATCAAAtgtacaaattttattttttttgaataatttaatCAACTTTGGTATATGTgtagtacatttttattttgtttttatgcatggTGTATAATGGGGTGTAAGAAAAGTGGTGTACAAATAGCACCCCTCTTTAAATATGCATCTTCGGACGCACCTCAATCACAATTAAAATATGCTAGTATGAGTTTCATcatattttgaataaaatatggtcTGAAGATGCATTTTTGTATAGTATTagaatgcatttctgaaatatatCCTAATTTTTTTTAGAGTGTGATAATTAAAAAGAAGATTATTTCAGATATGTATCTCTGAAACCTTCTTTGAATCACATCAGAACAATAACATTGTGCAAACATTCAATTTTTTAAGGCCAAAATGCATACATTAACTTATATTAACTTAAATTAACGTAAAGTCAAAGTAAGTGTTCTGGACTGGACCGTCGCCTGGCCCAATTAGACTGAAATGCCCAAACCTTTCTTGGCCCAAGGGAAATCCCTCCTCGTCAATCCATGCTCGTCAGACGGGCATAAGCGACACGACGTCCAGCTGAACGAACCTACTAGCCCTCAGTCGGGCAGGACTGTGCCCGAGCAAGACAACCTGTCTGACCTCAAGCAAGCGCTCCCTGCGAGCACCTCCACCCGCTCCTTTCATCCGATGAACCTCCCCCTCGCAGGGTTTCTTCACCTCCAACCCTCTGAATAAAACGGAGTCCATGCActtcctaaaagaccgcgtctccccttAAACTTTAGACTGATTGACCCAAGATGGAGACCACGTGCTGGTCTCCACTATTCCCGTAGAATCCTTGTAGTCTCCGAATTGGGCTTGGGTATCCAGTCCAATGGCGAGATCTTGGCCCAACGTTGGgagctataaataccctctttcactagagggtcaagtAACATCATTCATTTCTCTCCTTTACCTTGTACTTGCACTCTGATTGCTCTatcttctcactttggcatcagagtaccTTGCTGGTACACCCCCTCAGTTTACAAAGATCCAGTCCGTTGTAAGCCACGAAGATctgtctgatcaggtacgatcagtaagTATTAATTTACTTTGTACATAAATGTTTACTTTGTACATAATTGTGCATTCCTTATTTATGACACCTCTTACATCGATAACTTTTTAAAGGTATGCATTACATAAATGTTTATTTTCTACATAGTCATGCATTCCTTATTTATGATATCTCATACATTGATAATTTTTTTGGTTTATGTTATCTAAGTTAGATATTCCTCACTCGGTCTGATGTTTTGGCATGGGTGGAATCTGTTGGTAAACAA is part of the Vicia villosa cultivar HV-30 ecotype Madison, WI linkage group LG2, Vvil1.0, whole genome shotgun sequence genome and encodes:
- the LOC131646610 gene encoding putative gamma-glutamylcyclotransferase At3g02910, which translates into the protein MAKAKPNLIFAYGTLKRGFPNHGLMEDLKTKDDAVFIDTSHTKDPHPLVVGPHGVPYLINLPGSGHRVKGEIYAVSDDAVVRLDEFEGVKNGYYERIPVVVVRHGGERVKAEAYFGHRSFGEILWKTKGQVGLIEYGENEAKEHVRREDRPGRRNSILDILIH